A single genomic interval of Symbiobacterium terraclitae harbors:
- the infA gene encoding translation initiation factor IF-1, producing the protein MARSDMIEVDGVILEPRSNGFFTVKLELENEPEVIAHLGGKLRRNYIRVVPGDRVTVELSPYDLSRGRIVYRYRH; encoded by the coding sequence TTGGCGCGGTCGGACATGATTGAGGTCGATGGCGTGATCCTGGAGCCGCGCTCCAACGGCTTCTTCACCGTGAAGCTGGAGCTGGAGAACGAGCCGGAGGTGATCGCCCACCTGGGCGGCAAGCTGCGCCGCAACTACATCCGGGTGGTGCCCGGCGACCGGGTGACCGTGGAGCTGAGCCCGTACGACCTCTCGCGCGGGCGCATCGTCTACCGGTACCGCCACTGA